GTATTGAATATCGATTCCTGTCTTCTCTTCAAATTCTTTGATACTGTTCTCAAATTTCACTTGGTCAGCATCTACGAAGGGGCCGAACATAGTTACTTTAGTTCCTTTGTAGTCGCCTTTCATTGCTAGTTCTAGCGGAGATCCCAAAGGCTCGGTGCTAGGAGCAGTTGTTTCTTTATCGGTGTTATCCGCTGTTGGGCTTGCAGTTGCCGCAGGTGGATCTGTAGGCGCTGCATTATTATTACCCCCGCCGCATGCGCTCAGCATCATAGTGAAGGATAAACACAGTACTAAAGCCAAAGACTTTTTACGTCCTGAGGTTTTCTTCATCTTTTGTACATCCCCTTTAATGGTTTTAGAGATTGCTTCTGACTCAATCATCCGGTACCCTGACATGTATAAGCAGCTTGTAGCAGATCACCTCCTTGCAAAGCTTTTCAGAATATAAGGAACTATGCTAAAAACAAACTGAATCACAACTCCCGTATTATAATAGCGCTTACATTTTTATAGTATCACATAAAGTAAGCGTTCCCAATCCATATTTGAAATTTTTTGGTAAAAATTATTTTTATTATCCAAGCAGATATTCAAATGTTGATTAAGACGAGTGCGGAATTCTGAAAAGCTTTTCAGAAGGTGGTACAAAAGTGAACTACCCTTATTTCTCCCTTGTAGATTCCCGCACAATCAGCTTATGCTCCATCTTCTCATTCAATACCTGCACTTCTCCTGTTGTAAGTAATTCATGCAGCTTCTCGGCTGCACGATACCCTAACTCGTAAATCGGCTGTGCAATCGTAGTCAGCTTCGGGATGAACATACTCGACATCCTTAGATTATCAAACCCAATCACAGATACCTGACCCGGAACAAGAATATTACGATCCTTCAGATAAGAAATCGTCCCCATCGCGAATTCATCGGCAACACAGAAGACGGCAGTCAGATCGGGGTAATCGGTAAATAGTTCATGCGCAGCTTGATAGGCATGCTCAAACCGGTGACTAGCATATTTGCTCTTTACAATATTCCGCTCTAGCCCCGACTCTGTTAGTGCTCTTACAAACCCCTCATAACGAGGTGGGCCTGATACGGAATTATCATGGTTAAAACCGATCATACCAATGTCTTTATGACCTAAGTCAATTAGAAACTTTACCGCTTCGTAAGCAGCCGCTTCATCATCCACCTCCACATTTGGAATGTCGAACTCATCAGAATGCGAGGATACTAGCACAAATGGAATTCTACAACCGACCAATTTGTCATGATATTCAGGGTAAAGGACATCACTGGCGAATACGATTCCATCCACCTGTTTCTCATGGAAGTTATCAATATAGGACAAGAGTCGTTCTTTATCGCGGTCCGTATTGCAGATCATAAGACTGTACCCAAGCTTGATGCATGCATCCTGCATTCCCCGAATAACACCCGCGAAATACAGGTTCTCAATATCCGGAATAAGCAGGCCCAGTGTAAAGGACTTCTTGTAAATCAGACCTCGTGCAAATGAATTAGGTTGATACCGCAATCGTTCTACAGCCTCCATCACTCGATTCCGTTTGCTCTCCACTACCGAATTCGGTGCATTCATAACACGTGATACTGTGCTAATCGACACCTCGGCCATTCTGGCAACATCTCTTATGGTTGGCTTCATAATGATAACTTCCTTTTTTAGGTAACTTTTCGATGTGATTATAGCAAGCCCGATTGGAAATAACAATAGAATTTTTGAAGCGCTTACATTATTTTAAAAAATTCATCTTCTCCTCCTCTTTCTTCACTCGGAAGACAGACAACTTACTTAAAGTGTGTATATAGTTTTATTACATGGTATACTAGCCGAGTAGCGATATTCGTAGCTACAAATACTGCTCTAGGAGCATAGAGCATTTATTATAGGAGGGATAACATTGAAACAACCTCGTGACATTCGATTCTCCGTACTGGACCTAGCTTCTATTGTGGAAGGGGGTACAGCGGCAGACTCTTTTCATAACTCTTTAGATTTAGCCCGCCATGCTGAGACGTGGGGCTATCATCGGTATTGGTTCGCTGAACATCATAATATGATCGGTGTTGCCAGCTCTGCTACCTCACTCCTTATCGGTCATATTGCTGGTGGCACGCAAAGCATACGTGTTGGTTCTGGTGGCATTATGCTATCCAACCACGCACCACTTGTTATTGCCGAACAGTTCGGGACACTCGAATCTCTATATCCGGGACGGATTGATCTTGGACTGGGCAGAGCTCCCGGATCTGATCAACCAGCTTCCCGTGCCCTGCGTCGTGGTCTCGGAAGCGATGGCAGTGAATTCCCTGAGCAGCTAAGTGAACTCAGAGCTTACTTCGACTCTGCGGGAGCAGGATCGCGCCCGGCTGGAGTGCGCGCGGTTCCCGGAGAAGGCTTGAATATTCCCATTTGGCTACTAGGCTCCAGCGGCTTTAGTTCCGAGCTGGCAGCCAAGCTAGGTTTGCCTTTTGCCTTTGCCAGCCATTTCGCACCAGAGTATTTACTTCAGGCTCTGCACATCTATCATAGCAATTTCCGTCCATCAGCAGCATTAGATAAGCCTTATGTTATGATCGGACTAGGGGTTTCAGCAGCTGATACCGTAGATGAGGCAAGAAGACTAGCCACCTCGCAGCAGCAACAG
The window above is part of the Paenibacillus sp. FSL K6-0276 genome. Proteins encoded here:
- a CDS encoding LacI family DNA-binding transcriptional regulator, with protein sequence MKPTIRDVARMAEVSISTVSRVMNAPNSVVESKRNRVMEAVERLRYQPNSFARGLIYKKSFTLGLLIPDIENLYFAGVIRGMQDACIKLGYSLMICNTDRDKERLLSYIDNFHEKQVDGIVFASDVLYPEYHDKLVGCRIPFVLVSSHSDEFDIPNVEVDDEAAAYEAVKFLIDLGHKDIGMIGFNHDNSVSGPPRYEGFVRALTESGLERNIVKSKYASHRFEHAYQAAHELFTDYPDLTAVFCVADEFAMGTISYLKDRNILVPGQVSVIGFDNLRMSSMFIPKLTTIAQPIYELGYRAAEKLHELLTTGEVQVLNEKMEHKLIVRESTREK
- a CDS encoding LLM class flavin-dependent oxidoreductase, whose amino-acid sequence is MKQPRDIRFSVLDLASIVEGGTAADSFHNSLDLARHAETWGYHRYWFAEHHNMIGVASSATSLLIGHIAGGTQSIRVGSGGIMLSNHAPLVIAEQFGTLESLYPGRIDLGLGRAPGSDQPASRALRRGLGSDGSEFPEQLSELRAYFDSAGAGSRPAGVRAVPGEGLNIPIWLLGSSGFSSELAAKLGLPFAFASHFAPEYLLQALHIYHSNFRPSAALDKPYVMIGLGVSAADTVDEARRLATSQQQQFLNIIRGRTGKLQPPVESMDGLWTMQEKAIMLDKQRYSFSGDKAAIKERLQEILEETQADELIISAGIYDHDARLRSYEIVAEAMKEM